AAGCCTGagcccttctccctgtccccggGGTCAGGTTTCCGCGCAGGTCAGCATTCCAGCATTTGGCGAGCCTGCTGGTGATGCTCTTGTCACCTCCGTCTAGGTGAAGACCATTGGGGAGGGTTGGAGGCTCCAGGAGACCTGACCCCCCCACTGTGGTGCACAGGAAGCAGGGCAGGAGGAATCCGATGACCCagacccccagcccagccttggCTCTCTCTGTGTACAAACGGCAGATGCCGCCGTGGGGACAGACGGGCTGCCTGAAGGGCCATTGTGGGCTGCGTCACTGTGGCGCTGGGAACGGATGGGAGGGACCCCACTGTTAGGACTTCTTGGGCCAGATGTCTCTTATTTGCATCGGCTCTTTGCTGCCTGGAGGAGCTCATTCCCACACACCTTCATCCCACGGCAGTCCGGGCGTGCGTCCAATCCTGTTACTAAGAACAAGCAGAGAGGGGAGAGTCTGAGAATGGGGCTGAAGAGCAGAGGGTAAGGCCTCTTGTACCGAGATTGGGTGCCTTGCAGGGAGGGGACAAGCCTGGGGAATCCAGGTAAGCAAGCACAGAGGCAGACCCCGGGGCCTATGCCCAGGCTCCTGCAGCCCATCCTGCCTACATGCGCTCGTGGGAGCGCGTCCATCTGTGTCAACTTTACCTGCCCGAGAGAGTCACGTGTGGGAAAGCGGCCGGGCAGTGGCACGCCTGCCTATCCCGCTGCTCTCGCCGGGGCCCGGGGCCTGAGCTCCCAGCTGAGTGCAGGGGTGAGGGTCCATGTGTGCACAAGGTCTCCTGCCGGGAGCTGCCTCTGAAAGTGACCACAAGGTCACTCAGAAATTTGGGGCAAGGGGAAATACTCATTAGCCAAGAAATTTCCTGGGGCAGCAAAATGGCCAGCCCGTTCTTCCTTTCCTACGTTCttgtgaacaacaacaaaaaatcctgcTTTCCAAGAAATGTTGCCGGTTAATCAAATGCCTGGTGTTTTAGTTCTGTTTGGAGGATGAAAGAGTTGATTTCCCTGGGAAAACGGGCCCTTGACCAATAGCATCCTGCGTCTGACCCGGAGAAGTTCCTCACTGTCTTCTTGGGCTTCTCTTGTTCGCCatgacagaggaggaaagggagagagacccCAGACTCTGTGGAAATCTTCCCTTCACTTTTTTCTTGCCCTTCGTCttatagtttgtttatttttcaagttgaCATGTGTAGAGAAAGTGAGTCACTAGCCTACAGAAGAGCACATCTGGAACCCATCGGCCGCCCgggccacccctccccacagACGTGCCTCCTTGGGAAGGAGGGTTGGCGGGACTCGGTTTAACCTGGGTGATGCACGGTGGAGCCACCTCCTAGAAGGGGCTCCTCCTGAGGGCCTATCCCGCGCAGCAGCTTCTGGGACAGGCCCGCTCCTGAGACGCGCAAGACTGCCTCCCTCAGCATCAGCCTCTATTTCTAAGTTGTTTGGGGGAAACCAAGCCACGATCCGACTCGTACAATGAAAGTCAGATGGTGGTCTCTGCTGGCCGCAGATGCTTAACTTttacaaaataaagcaaagcGTCATCATTTGTAATGTGTAAGTCTTGCCCCTGTGGGTACTTCTCTAGCCGAGTGCCGTTAGTCTCTGCAGGGACCCTCGGCACCAAAGCTCTTCCTAGATGCCAACATGAGGCTGAGAAATCCAAGGCAGCCCACGGACGCACAGGCACAAGCTCAGGAGGACATCCCGACCCAGGCCCTGCAGCACTTGTTAGGACAATGACAGGGAGAAACCCCTGTGTCTGCAGACAGGAGTGGCTGGTGCGTCCATCCCCTGACCAGAGCAGGAATTACCAGCATCTGAGGACCCGGGGGAGCGTTCCGTCGGGAGAAGGACCCCAGGCACATTTGCAGGTCCCCATTTACATGAAGGTCGGAAACAGGCTATGGCCCTTGAAGGCTTAAGAAGCCAGCCTGTGGCCCCTTCGGGGGTTTGTGGCCGCTGGGACGGGCGGGACATGCTGGCTTCCCAGGAGCTGGTGCTCAGGGTGCCCGGCGCTCCTCAGGATGAATGTGGCCCGAGGGCTGATGCCCGACCTGGTCCCACGCGCGGCTGTTTGGCTctgagctggggggtgggaggggcagagcctTCTTCCCGCAGATTAAGGTCCTGCCACGCCCCTGAGAGGTAGAGATGGGACTCCTGTGATGCTTTGACCACAGAGAGCAGCACTCCAGCGCATCCACAACCAACCTGGCCTTTGCCCAGCTCGTAACTCTCGGGATGCTGTCTGCGTGCTAATGTTGCTAATCCAAAGAAAACAAGCTTTTAGATTCTAAAGAGAGCCAGATGTCTTCCAGTTACGAAAAATGCGGAGAGTAGCATTCAGCAAGAGATGTTCTGGGGAAAAAAGTGCTCTTTGAATGATGAATATTTAATCAAGGGAAATGATAATTCAAGCATTCGCGGGAAAAATACATTCGCCCTTAAAAATGCACGGACTGGGTTGGCTGTGGTCTGCTGTACGCTACCGGCGCCGTTCTCGTCGTGGTTGCGTACTGGGGGACACTGCCTTCGCTGTTGGCTCGCTTTCCTCCTCTGCTCAGTTCTGCGACGGTCCTGCCTGTGCAGCGAAGATAAGCCTTTCGCTAGTCATCCTTCCTCCTTACGTCCCGGAGGTCCAGATCCAGCGGGTTCCTGGGTGCATGTGTCCCTGCCCATGCTTGCGGCCCcggcacggggtggggggcgagTTCGGAGGGCGGGAGGGACGTGGCCGGGCGCGGTCCTGGGGACACAGGCGCAGCGGACAAGCTCCAGTTTATTGTGGTTTCCAGACCTTTCGGGTGGGGCTGCGTGCAGCCCTTTCTCGCCGCCACGGGTGTGAATTCACGAACAAATCGCGTTCCCCGCCCTTTCAGGTGGCACGCATGTTTCTACGGTTCAGACCGTGTGGGCGCTCGCTCACCGTGACTCCAAGTCCTGCTCACCACGTGTGCGCCGTCGTTGCGGGAATGGAAGCCCCAGGGGGGGAGCCGGACTAGTGGACAGGGTGGCCACCGGCCCGTGGCCAGGCCAGGCTGCCTGGCGTGGGGCATGTGGGGCCCCGGGTCAGCCGTGTGGACCCGGCACCGGCGGGGAAACAGCCGTTCTCAGGGCGCTGCTCCCTCCGACTCCCAGCGGGGCTGGCGGTTCTCCGGGCTGTGCCCAGGGCCCGGCAAGCAGAGCAAGGCCGTGGCAGCTCCATTCGCTGCTCCCAGAGAAAGGCTCATCGGACAAGCAGTAGTACAGAGCAGAGCCTTTGCGGGGCACGCGTGAGCGGACAGGCGCCATGAGAGACCTGGTGACCCCGTGCGGTGTGAGTGTGAAGCCGGCCCCAGGCGGGCTCATGGGGGTCCGCGGCGGCATTATTTCCACTCTTCAAACGACAGCACTGCGAGTTGTTGTAAGGCGCGTCTAGTAGGCTCAGAGAAGCCTCGAGGGGCTGGGCTGACTCCAGAAAGTTTGTAGACCAGGAGGGATTCGACGCGGGCTGTGAAGGACAGGCTGGAGTTCCAGAAAGGAGGGGGCGGTGGTGGGGGCGGGCAGGACAGCGACCCACCGAGCGGACCCTGTGCCTCCAGGGGCTTCTGCGGGCACGCACAATGCAGGGGGCCCCCAGAGGCCAGGGCCCGCGGGGTTTCTGGAACAGCCGCACACACATATTCGCAGCCTTGGAGCAGTCTCTGCGGCAAAGGAACAGAGTGGCTCTTCCTCACCTCAGAGGACCCAAGCACCCCGTGGAGCGGAGGGTCTGACAGTCTCCCTGGCCCCAGGCAGCAGCTGTGGGGCCGGGAAGCAGTGACCTAGAGGGTGCCGGGAGCGGGGCACCCCCGGAGTTACCTCTCCTTCTCTGAGAGCAGCCCCCAGCACTGCGTCCCTGGGTCCTTCCGGGACTGAGACCCTCTCGGGCCTTGCTGGTACTTGGCAGTGTGCTCAGACCCCACCACACCCCAAAATGTAGACCCCGTATCATTCGGGGAGCTGTTTGTCTCTGAACCCAACTTAGGGCTATGACTAAACATTGTATAAGTAAAGAAAGTCATCGCGGGGTACTCACGGAGGGCGGCTTCTAGCTAACCTTATTTGACTGCAGCAGATACTGAAACACATGGTTCTAATTTGCAGTCAGAGGATCTACTGAAAGCCACATCCAGCTGTGTCGTCCCATGAGGTGATGAGGGGCCCCCGGTGAGGGTGGGAAGTGCCGGGAGGGGACAGGGGACTAAATCTGGGGCTGTTGAGGGCCCGGTGCTTGGCTTTGCGCCTTCACTGTCTCCCTAGACCCCCCAGGTGTGTTGTTCCTTTCAGCTCACGCGCACGGCTTCGGTTTTGGGGTTCAGACAGTCTGAGCTTTCAGCCAAGTGCAGAGTCCAAGTGCTCGTCACTGCCTTCCCCAGTGGACGTCTGGGTTTGGGTTCTGTCGCGCCTCATGCTTTCCTTCCGTGGCCGTGCATCCCTGTCTCCGGCCTCTCCTGGGGGCTGTCAGGACCCGACTCTGTCTCTAGCCCCGGTCCCAGGGACGCCATTGGGACATCGAGCAGGTGCTCCCACTGTGTGGCTCCGGGCTCCCCAGGGGCTTCCCGGGGCCCTCATTCTGGTTCCATCCTATTGTGTTGACCTGGGATGATCCTGTTTGTCTCCAGGTCACGGGGAATCATGGTTCGGCTGCTCCCGCGTCATGCGTGAGGGAGCGTGGTTAGCACTTCTGAGTGCCTTGGGGTTCCCCGAGGACATTTCTTTGGATCTGTATGTGATTACAGGAGTGAACGATCGTGGAGCTCACATACTGATCTCCCTCCTGGGGGTTTGCAGGCACCAGGTGGCTTCCCGTGGCCGCCTCAGCCCCCAGGGAGCTCGGGGTCCCGTGTGACCGGACGTTTGCATACTTGTGGGGTTTAAGGGCCTTCCTCCGACATTGCTGCTGTGGCTGCTGCCCCTAGGTGGTCTCAAAGCCCCTTAATCGCTGGGCATCCCTGTTTTATCTTTGCAGGCTCCTGCTCTGCCCACCCTGGCTGGGGTCCGGCCGGGGCCACCATGGAAGCCTGAGCCGGAACGTGTTCTCCGGCCATGGACGTGCCCAGGGCGCCCTCTGGTGGGATCTGGAGCTGAGCCTGGCCCAAGCAATGGCCGTGGTCCCGACACCGCGGCCCAGGTCCTCCCCTGGGAACCAGACCCTGTACGAGCACTACAGCTACGTAGGCAAGCTGGAGGGCAGGCTGAAGGAGGCCCCCGAGGGCAGCACGCTCACCACCGCGCTCTTCCTCGTCATCTGCAGCCTCATCGTGCTGGAGAACCTCATGGTGCTCATCGCCATCTGGAAAAACAACAAGTTCCACAATCGCATGTACTTCTTCATCGGCAACCTGGCACTCTGCGACCTGCTGGCCGGGGTCGCCTACAAGGTCAACATCCTGATGTCAGGCAGGAGGACGCTGAGCCTGTCTCCCACCGTCTGGTTCCTGCGGGAAGGCAGCATGTTCGTGGCCCTCGGCGCGTCCACATGCAGCTTGCTGGCCATCGCCATCGAGCGGCACTTGACCATGATCAAGATGCGGCCGTATGACGCCAACAAGAAGCACCGCGTCTTCCTGCTGATCGGAATGTGCTGGCTCGTGGCCTTCTCGCTGGGCGCCTTGCCCATCCTGGGCTGGAACTGCCTGCACGACCTCGCCGACTGCTCCACCATCCTGCCTCTCTACTCCAAGAAGTACATCGCCTTCTGCATCAGTGTCTTCACGGCCATCCTGGCCACCATCGTGGTCCTGTATGCACGCATCTACTTCCTGGTGAAGTCCAGCAGCCGCCGCGTGGCCAGCCCCCACAACTCGGAGCGCTCCATGGCGCTGCTGCGGACCGTGGTCATCGTGGTGAGCGTGTTCATCGCCTGCTGGTCCCcactcttcatcctcttcctcGTCGACGTGGCCTGCAGGGCGAGGGAGTGTGCTGTGCTCTTCAAGGCCCAGTGGTTCATCGTGCTGGCCGTGCTCAACTCGGCCATGAACCCTGTCATCTACACGCTGGCCAGCAAGGAGATGCGGCGGGCCTTCTTCCGGCTGGTGTGCACCTGCCTGGTCCGGGGCTGGGGCACCCGCTCCTCGCCTGCCCAGCCCGCCCTCGACCCCAGCAGGAGCAAGTCCAGCGGCAGCAACAACAGCAACCCCTCGCCCAAGAGCAAGGAGGACCCTCCCCAGAGAGCTGCCTCGCCCTGCATAATCGACAGGAACCAAACCCTGCAGAACGGGGTCCTCGGCAAGTGAGAGCAGCCGCCTCCAGGAGCGGGATCCTCGCACGCTCGTGGGACGGGGGCACTCTGCACGCAGCCACGGTCTTATTTATTGCATGCCTCACCCCGGGAGCTCCAGAGCAAGGACTCGGGAAACCTACTTGCCAACAGCCTGCGTAGCGTGGACGTCACTTAAGGGGGGGACCGGGCGACTTGCCAGCTTAGTCCACGGTAGACAGTGTGCCCAGTCTGCATCGGCTCCAGAGTCTTCTGAATGTCCCTGGCTGTGGACGTGATCGGCTGCCTTCCCCTGAGTCCCAGCGGCCACTGTCTGTGGTGCCGGCAGAGGGAAGGTCGCGGGCCACACAGCGTATGGCGTGCCTCGTCCAACGTCACGGTGATGTTTGGGAACTTTACACTACATTGTGCACGGAATAGATGCTGGTGTATCCGTCACATCCAGGTCACTGAGCACTGGTGTTTCAAACGTCTGCCATCGGTACGTGTCACTGGCTCCCTCGGGTGAGAGCAGCACGTGGCATAGTATAAGGATGTGGCTGGAAACCAGGCGGAGTCCCGGTCCCCTCAACTGACCTGAGGGCTCATGTTCAGCAGGCTTGGCTTGAATTCCCAGAAGTGGCTGCTCCCTGGAGGGTCTCGAGGGTGTGGGTTGGACCCAAAGAGACTGGAGAGCCAGAGAACTCCAGGGTATGtgtccctgcttctcctctgtcttctgtccctgtggacTCCTCCATCCAAAGTCTTACTAGCCAAATCATGTAGTTGTTGGGGTTCCTACAGATCCCAGAAAAGCCAGCCAGGGTTTCCCAGGAGGCTGTCCCCAGGCCCACCAGGAAGAGAACCCACATTGGAAGAGGGCACCAACACCGTGGCCAGAAGCCAGAGGCCACAGTCTGTGTAACGTGATGGAACGTTCATCCTGAGTGCGGAGAGCTTTACTTGCTCCTGTGTGCAGTCTGATTCTCTTTGACCGGAGAACTGAGTCAGTGGCCCCGGGTTGTCCCTGTGGAGCAGCTGGGACGGTCAGCAGCTCGCCCCGCTCCCCAGCTGAGCCCGACGGTGCCATGTCAGGAGCACGTCTGGGATCCGGTGGTTTGCACGATCTTCAAGGAAATGGAGTGATGTCGTCACCCCCTCTTCAGTGTAGGTTGGCCCTGCGCCCCGTTAGCAGGGAGTTGCTTAGAAGGCGTTTCTGTGCATGCCTTCCCCATGGGTTCCAGCAGCAGGACAAACGGACGAGGAGAACGTGCACTCGTCTGTAAAGATCTCATAACCACAGAGGTGACGTGCTCGGTTTTTGGGAGAAACAGCACAGAGCAACCTTCCAAAGGACTCCACTTGGGCAAGCCCGCGTCAGAGCCCCTGGGCTCTTCTGATTCGCGGGACACTTCGACCGAGTCAAGACTCAGGAGATGTGTCGATACGTTAGCTTTCGAGAAGCTGGCTCCTGCGTGCTGTCCGATGTACGTTCCCGGATGGAGGAACATTTCTGTGGTCCTGGGCGGTCTCCACGTACTGATCAAAGACTTCCTCATTTTTGTTATTAAGAGTGAAGTCCTGTCTGTCAGGAGACGCTCAGCGGCGGCCTTCGTGTTGGCTTCCTTCCGCAGTCGAGGAGGAGCTCGCTGTCTCCTCCGAGCACACGTCTGGAACGCGAGCACGGGGAGAACGAGCCGGTGCTTTGGGGCACAGCCTGGGCAGTATGTGTCCACGCAGCAGGCAAAGTGACTGCAGGGCCCCTCAGCTCTGGCTCGGAGGGCTGTGGGGGGCCCTGGGGCTCTGGTGCTAATGTTAGTGACCCTTGCTCCTTGACCACAATTTCCCAGAGACAACACAAAACTTTGACGCagtctgaatgaaaaaaaatacgcCAAAAAGATGCAGGAAATGGTTACCTTTGATAGCGCTGCATGCGGTCTCCTGCATGCGTGtttgtgcatgtttgtgtgtgttttcatgtatgtattatgtgtgtGCTGTTTGTGCACATGCATGTTTGTGTAGGGGAGTGTGCACTACTGTGTGCATATTCCTGTGTCCATGTGCTTgcgtgtgtgaatgtgtgtgcacatgtgtgtttgtgtatgcatgtttgtgtgtgtttgcatgtgtgtattgtgtgtgcagtttgtgtgtgcatatgcatgtttgtgtgtgtgagtgtgcaccaGTGTGTGCATATTCCTGTGTccgtgtgcttgtgtgtgtgtttgtatgtgtgtgcacacctgcGTGTTTGcgtgtgcgtgtttgtgtgtgcatatttcTGTGCGCATGTGCTTGCtcgcacgtgtgtgcacatgtgtgtttgtgtgcatgtttgtgtgtgttttcatgtgtatgtgtatttgtgtgtgcatgtgcacgctgTCTACCCTACGTTAGACCTGCACTCGGCATAACTCACCTGGGCGGGTGTTCACGGAGAAATCCTGCGGCACAGCCGAGGACCGCAGCCTGCGGCCGCCACCCTTGACTTTGCCTGCTGCGACCGGGCAGCGTGACCGTGACCGCGAAGCCCGACAGGAACACGGCAGCCAGGCCACCACGTGGACCCAGTCTGGGGCTGTCAGAGTACCTGCTCTCCAGGGGAAGGTTCCAAGCTCTGTTCTCGCCCCCGTGAGGCAACACAAGACCCGGAGACATTTCACACAGCCCTTTATTGCTCAGAGCCCCAGCGACAGCTGTCTGCACGGGGAGCGGAGGAAGCGGCTATTTCTCTGCACCCCGGACCGGAGGATATAACGCGCTGGTGAAGAGCCTTCCACAGACATGTAACGAGGTGCATTTTATAGAAAACGTCTAATCGAGTGACCGAGTCCATGCTTTGAAATTGTACCCACGAGGACAAAACCTCAACACCCAAATGTTTTTAGTATCTAAGTCAAGATATCAAACGGTCTGCTACATGGTCAGAAATGCACACACCACTATCCCGAAATGAAGGCTCATTTTCTGATAACCAGTGAGAAGGAGACGAGGGGCACGGCCCCCGCGGGGGTGACCCCGGGGGACACCACGTCCCTCCACTCAACCCAAAGCCACATCACGTCCTGAAGGAGTGAGGGGGTGCGCCGAGCCAGGAGGGCCCGGagacccctgccctccccgccgTGCTGGGGGCCCCTCCTGGGCTCCGCACTGCTCAGGCAGCCCCAGCTTTCGCGGGACAGAGCTTCGAAAGCTTCAGATCGGCGCAGGAATTCACTCCCGGCATCCAGGGGCTGTCCCAGCGTCAAAACAGAAAGTGGTCCGTAGGCCACAAAACCCGGACAGAGACCTTCCCAGCGACCCATGTTTGTCCCACACACGCTAATGggaaacagaacacaaaattctcaaataatatttttcaatatgtaGAATTTGCcattcaaatgctttttaaaaagtaataaatatccTGTTATTACACGTGAAATTTACATCGAGTTCTCTCCTAGTCCTTGGATTTTAACAGACGTTTAATTCTGAATGCAAAGAAACACTCACgtacttaatttttttacaatatttattctgGAACAAGTTTTATTCAAAAGGCAAATGAACAGAGAACATTCCACTTGCAACCGAAACACGGTcattacagaaaaaggaaatttggtgTTCAAAGATGGatatgccccttcttttctgtGTTGATTGCTGCTTGATTCGGCTGGATAGAACATTTGGTTGTGGGAGAAAGGTCCCAGGTGAGCGTGAGCTCAATCCGCTGTGACACACAGAACCACACATGCTCTCCCTGTGCACTGACAGAAATCAGCGTTGGTGGGGGGCGGCAACGTAATCTGGCCCTTTCTTCCATGAGAATGGTCCTCCTGGCCATCCGGGTGGGGGGGCGCTGCCAGCCTCCAGTGTCCCAGCTGACAGCAGCCATTGTATGTGACACTGCCCTGTCCCCTCTGGGGCCCCTACCCTGTCTGCCCGCTCTGGCACTCCCACGCCAGGAGCCCCGGCCTCCACCGTCCTGTGGAACATGACTGCGTCGGCCATCAGGCTTGTCACATGCTCATGCCCCCTGCGTGCTTGTCCCCTATGAGGAGCCCAGCGCCGTGCCTGCCACACAGGAACCAATGCACAGAGCAGGCCAAGAGCAGGTTGGCTGGGAATGCCTAGAAGCCGGGCAGCCAGCTGTCCCCAGCACACCTGGTGGGGACAGCCTTGCCACGCCGGCCCCTCCTTGTCTTTCCTGTCTGGTCTCCGAGAGACGCCGCACGCTGCCGGGTATCCGCGTTACCTTCTGTGTGCCTCCGTCCTCCTCCACCGTCTCCCTCCTGGCCTGGCCCTCCCTCGCCTCCCGACCCTCTGTGACTTCCTCCGGGGCCCTCCTGTCTGTTCCCATCCCCTTGCCCTCGGGCCGCAGGCCCGGAAGCATCCAGGACCTCCTCCGTGTATCCGCGGATGCCAAACTCTGCACATCTGGTTCACTTTCTGCTTGTCCCTGTTAGTTAATATACCAGCACATGGGGGGGGTAGTCTCGAGGTGTGCACCGCCCAGGTGGCCCGcctgcgcgcgcgcgcacactcacacacacacacacacacacacaggtgtgcgTCCGTCCTGACCAGTGTaggtacatgtgtgcatgcacaaggGTGACACTCAAAGGCCTGGTAGGAAACTGCAGCTTTTCTAGCTACTACAAAATGGGCCAGTTTTTAAACTGTGCATTTGTTGCCTGCAaacttataaatatgtataaaccCCATTATAAATAAATCGTAGCTGGCAGATGGCATTGTATGTGCCAGCAGCGAGTGCACGGAGTTCTAAACGCTTATTAATCCTCCATTTGGAAGGCCCAGAGCATGGACTCTGGGATCTGTGACATGAGGTGGTGGGAAAACTAAGTCCTAAGTTAGAGGGGGAAACCCTCAACaagggagggtcagaggccaGCAGCTCACACCGCATGGCGGTTCTCAAAGTCCACACTCCCCACCAGCGTCGCTCAATTTACTAGAAATGCAAACTCTTGGTTCCTGTGCAGACCTCCTGGCGTGGGGCCCCGGGGGGGCACCTCGTTGTCCAGCCACTCCAGATCTGCTTAG
The DNA window shown above is from Mustela erminea isolate mMusErm1 chromosome 12, mMusErm1.Pri, whole genome shotgun sequence and carries:
- the S1PR3 gene encoding sphingosine 1-phosphate receptor 3 isoform X1, whose amino-acid sequence is MAVVPTPRPRSSPGNQTLYEHYSYVGKLEGRLKEAPEGSTLTTALFLVICSLIVLENLMVLIAIWKNNKFHNRMYFFIGNLALCDLLAGVAYKVNILMSGRRTLSLSPTVWFLREGSMFVALGASTCSLLAIAIERHLTMIKMRPYDANKKHRVFLLIGMCWLVAFSLGALPILGWNCLHDLADCSTILPLYSKKYIAFCISVFTAILATIVVLYARIYFLVKSSSRRVASPHNSERSMALLRTVVIVVSVFIACWSPLFILFLVDVACRARECAVLFKAQWFIVLAVLNSAMNPVIYTLASKEMRRAFFRLVCTCLVRGWGTRSSPAQPALDPSRSKSSGSNNSNPSPKSKEDPPQRAASPCIIDRNQTLQNGVLGK
- the S1PR3 gene encoding sphingosine 1-phosphate receptor 3 isoform X2 encodes the protein MVLIAIWKNNKFHNRMYFFIGNLALCDLLAGVAYKVNILMSGRRTLSLSPTVWFLREGSMFVALGASTCSLLAIAIERHLTMIKMRPYDANKKHRVFLLIGMCWLVAFSLGALPILGWNCLHDLADCSTILPLYSKKYIAFCISVFTAILATIVVLYARIYFLVKSSSRRVASPHNSERSMALLRTVVIVVSVFIACWSPLFILFLVDVACRARECAVLFKAQWFIVLAVLNSAMNPVIYTLASKEMRRAFFRLVCTCLVRGWGTRSSPAQPALDPSRSKSSGSNNSNPSPKSKEDPPQRAASPCIIDRNQTLQNGVLGK